A single Pseudomonas sp. HN11 DNA region contains:
- a CDS encoding OPT family oligopeptide transporter has product MSATTLPHGPVTRELSLRAVITGSVLGILLTPSNVYAGLKIGWSFNMSIIALLIGYAIFQGVAKRSTDHLPWTLHESNINQTVASAAASIISGGLVAPIPAYTLLTGNQLDAVTMIGWVFSVSFLGIWIAWYLRPSLLNDNALKFPEGMATLETLLHIYNHGREAATRLKVLLSAALLSGLVKWVDTFIWAFPRWSPSAQLERLTFTADPSLLLVGFGGIIGIRVGLTLLLGALLAWGGLGPWLLAQHLVTLPAGSSGPQFAALVEWLLWPGVSLMVCSTLASLAIRLWALYRSTHSSGGSTWSVPKPGPAAGFALAIVLVVSLQALLFGINLGMALLTIPLAICLAAVAARVVGATGIPPIGAIGQLSQLSFGIVAPGQVPINLMSANTAGGSAGQCTDLMNDFKVGKAIGATPHKQVIAQILGIFIGSIVGVFAYLALIPDPQSMLLTEEWPAPAVATWKAVAQTLTHGLDSLSTSIRWAIAIGGLVGVLLGVADSLLPAHRARYLPSAAALGLAFVLPASVSLMMALGAILTWLLSCRWPSLTERFAITAAAGLIAGESITGVGASLWSMVS; this is encoded by the coding sequence ATGTCCGCAACGACCCTCCCGCACGGCCCCGTCACCCGCGAACTCAGTTTGCGTGCCGTCATCACCGGCAGTGTCCTCGGCATCCTGCTCACGCCGTCCAATGTGTACGCCGGGTTGAAGATCGGTTGGTCGTTCAACATGTCGATCATCGCGCTGTTGATCGGCTACGCCATCTTTCAAGGAGTGGCCAAGCGTTCCACCGACCACCTGCCGTGGACCTTGCATGAAAGCAACATCAACCAGACCGTCGCCTCGGCCGCCGCTTCAATCATTTCCGGCGGACTGGTAGCGCCGATCCCGGCCTATACCTTGCTCACCGGCAATCAATTGGACGCCGTCACGATGATCGGCTGGGTGTTCTCGGTGAGTTTCCTGGGCATCTGGATCGCCTGGTATCTACGGCCCTCGCTGCTGAATGACAATGCGCTGAAATTCCCCGAAGGCATGGCCACCCTGGAAACCCTGTTGCACATCTATAACCACGGCCGTGAAGCCGCGACGCGCTTGAAGGTGTTACTCAGCGCCGCGTTGCTCTCCGGGCTGGTCAAGTGGGTGGACACCTTTATATGGGCCTTCCCGCGCTGGTCGCCCAGCGCCCAGTTGGAGCGCCTGACCTTCACCGCCGACCCTTCGCTGTTGCTGGTGGGCTTCGGCGGTATCATCGGCATTCGTGTGGGCCTGACCCTGCTGCTTGGCGCCTTGCTTGCCTGGGGTGGCCTGGGCCCCTGGCTGTTGGCGCAACACCTGGTGACCTTGCCAGCGGGCAGCAGCGGTCCGCAGTTCGCCGCACTGGTGGAGTGGTTGCTGTGGCCGGGCGTGAGCCTGATGGTGTGTTCCACCTTGGCGTCGCTGGCGATTCGGTTGTGGGCCTTGTACCGGTCGACGCACTCCAGCGGCGGTTCGACCTGGTCCGTACCCAAGCCGGGGCCGGCCGCCGGTTTCGCGTTGGCGATCGTGCTGGTGGTGAGCCTGCAGGCGCTGCTGTTCGGTATCAACCTGGGCATGGCGTTGCTCACTATTCCCTTGGCGATCTGCCTCGCCGCCGTCGCCGCGCGTGTGGTGGGCGCCACGGGCATTCCGCCCATCGGCGCCATTGGGCAACTGTCCCAGCTGAGCTTCGGCATCGTCGCGCCGGGGCAAGTACCGATCAACCTGATGAGTGCCAACACGGCCGGCGGCTCGGCCGGGCAGTGCACGGACTTGATGAATGATTTCAAGGTGGGCAAGGCCATCGGCGCTACGCCACACAAGCAAGTGATCGCGCAGATCCTGGGGATTTTCATCGGCAGCATCGTCGGCGTATTCGCTTACCTGGCCTTGATCCCTGATCCACAATCCATGCTGCTCACCGAAGAATGGCCGGCACCGGCGGTCGCCACTTGGAAGGCCGTGGCGCAAACCCTCACCCATGGGCTCGATTCACTGTCCACCAGCATCCGCTGGGCGATTGCCATTGGCGGCCTGGTCGGTGTTCTGCTGGGTGTGGCGGACAGCCTCTTGCCCGCCCATCGCGCCCGCTACCTCCCGAGTGCCGCCGCATTGGGCTTGGCCTTTGTACTGCCCGCCTCGGTGTCGCTGATGATGGCCCTGGGCGCCATACTGACCTGGCTGCTGAGCTGCCGCTGGCCGAGCCTCACCGAGCGCTTTGCGATTACGGCCGCCGCCGGTTTGATCGCGGGGGAGAGCATCACCGGCGTGGGGGCTTCACTGTGGTCGATGGTGAGCTGA
- a CDS encoding methyl-accepting chemotaxis protein — translation MHSLLSPGIRLLGRFGFAHKFQILFLLFMLPLAGSLWMIGSDYRDKLTVISSEQSGVRQLLALDALDGQLTAQRNLAARWKAADILHAPTPAAKAAMDKVDANFPMIQQSLQALGDSLKARNASADIQARFEALQATVKGMDSQSLRTVGWWPDGFDRFTSALTAMQTLREQITLDAGLILDPWLETYLLMQISTQHTPDLIERIGRMASVGQSSIASGQFTLQSRLQMRDLRSRIGDARDQLLKAAASLKAKQYAGLEPWTVQYDNSLQRLDNELKVLDDGVFGGAIKLDTTAFETSVDGMLDSLGALRNQSLNSLDARLGHYRDRSLQKFVPVAATFSLLALAALYLFVCLQASIRRSASGITTLAESLRDGNLCVEVAVEGRDELAAISTALNVAVVQLRTSLLGVNHETQQLGAAVQTLNSQSGSTLTEVEEQQHQISQIAAAATQLAATSLGVAKSCEHASGSAQQTRRIAEDSSRDSQRTTASIQQLNQRLTDTADALEQVSQQGQQIQSVVDTIHGIAEQTNLLALNAAIEAARAGEQGRGFAVVADEVRSLSQLTQASTAQIAGTVDSLRATVSQAVTLMGAACEQALTDAESVTGLGTRLGEIAGAVQHVTDTLAQIATAVEEQAATADEVSGNIQQVDQAAGRLLDGARAVNRAADTLSKGSQALSDNTARFRLG, via the coding sequence ATGCACAGCCTTTTATCACCGGGTATCCGCCTGCTGGGACGTTTCGGTTTTGCGCACAAGTTCCAGATCCTGTTCTTGCTGTTCATGCTGCCCCTGGCGGGTAGCCTGTGGATGATCGGCTCGGACTATCGCGACAAATTGACCGTTATTTCCAGCGAGCAGTCCGGGGTTCGGCAACTGTTGGCGCTGGATGCGCTGGATGGCCAACTGACGGCCCAGCGCAACCTGGCCGCGCGCTGGAAAGCGGCAGACATCCTGCACGCGCCGACCCCGGCAGCCAAGGCGGCGATGGACAAGGTCGATGCCAACTTCCCGATGATCCAGCAAAGCCTGCAAGCCCTGGGCGATTCGCTCAAGGCCCGGAACGCCAGCGCCGACATCCAGGCTCGCTTCGAGGCATTACAGGCCACGGTCAAGGGCATGGACTCCCAATCCCTGCGCACCGTGGGCTGGTGGCCGGATGGTTTCGACCGTTTCACCTCGGCTCTGACCGCCATGCAAACCCTGCGCGAGCAGATCACCCTGGACGCCGGGCTGATCCTCGACCCGTGGCTGGAAACCTACTTGTTGATGCAGATTTCCACCCAGCACACGCCGGACCTGATCGAGCGTATTGGCCGTATGGCGAGTGTCGGGCAATCGTCCATTGCTTCGGGGCAATTCACCTTGCAAAGCCGTTTGCAGATGCGCGATTTGCGCAGTCGCATCGGCGATGCGCGGGACCAGCTGCTCAAGGCGGCGGCTTCGCTCAAGGCCAAGCAATATGCGGGTCTTGAACCCTGGACGGTGCAGTACGACAACAGCCTGCAACGGCTGGACAACGAACTCAAGGTGCTCGACGACGGCGTGTTCGGCGGCGCCATCAAACTCGATACGACGGCCTTCGAGACCAGTGTCGACGGCATGCTCGACAGCCTCGGCGCGCTACGCAACCAATCGCTCAACTCACTGGATGCGCGCCTGGGTCACTACCGTGATCGCTCGCTGCAGAAATTTGTCCCCGTGGCCGCGACATTCAGCCTGTTGGCCTTGGCTGCGCTGTACCTGTTCGTGTGCCTGCAAGCCTCCATCCGCCGCAGCGCCAGCGGCATCACCACCCTGGCCGAGTCGCTGCGGGACGGCAATCTGTGCGTCGAGGTGGCGGTGGAGGGGCGCGATGAACTCGCGGCCATCAGCACCGCGCTGAACGTGGCGGTGGTGCAACTGCGCACGAGCCTGCTGGGGGTCAATCACGAGACGCAGCAATTGGGGGCCGCCGTGCAGACACTCAATTCGCAATCGGGCAGCACCCTCACCGAAGTCGAAGAGCAACAGCACCAAATCAGCCAGATTGCCGCTGCCGCCACCCAACTGGCCGCCACCTCCCTGGGCGTCGCCAAAAGCTGCGAGCACGCCTCGGGCAGCGCCCAGCAAACCCGGCGTATTGCCGAAGACAGCAGCCGCGACAGCCAGCGCACCACTGCCAGCATCCAGCAGCTCAACCAACGCCTGACCGACACCGCCGATGCGCTGGAGCAGGTCAGCCAGCAGGGCCAGCAGATTCAATCGGTGGTCGACACCATCCATGGCATCGCCGAACAGACCAACCTGCTGGCGCTCAACGCCGCCATCGAAGCCGCCCGAGCCGGTGAGCAGGGGCGCGGATTTGCTGTGGTCGCGGATGAAGTGCGCAGCCTGTCGCAACTTACCCAGGCCTCCACGGCGCAGATCGCCGGCACGGTCGACAGCCTGCGCGCAACCGTCAGCCAGGCGGTCACCTTGATGGGCGCGGCCTGTGAACAAGCGCTGACCGACGCGGAATCCGTCACCGGGCTGGGCACCCGTCTGGGTGAGATTGCCGGCGCGGTGCAGCACGTCACCGACACCCTGGCGCAGATCGCCACTGCCGTAGAGGAACAAGCCGCTACGGCGGATGAAGTGAGCGGCAATATCCAGCAAGTCGACCAGGCGGCCGGGCGCTTGCTCGACGGTGCAAGGGCAGTAAACCGAGCGGCCGACACCCTGAGCAAAGGCAGCCAGGCATTGAGCGACAACACCGCGCGGTTTCGCCTGGGCTGA
- a CDS encoding DUF3144 domain-containing protein has product MTDATDSTFYDRADAHIELSNEQLQAHENLGQVSASMMFGTTRFNAWASARNFKSGAEMADAREAMLKYFCDQYRMMLEDNLDDHINNFSRYMSTR; this is encoded by the coding sequence ATGACAGATGCTACGGACTCCACCTTCTACGACCGCGCCGACGCGCATATCGAACTGTCGAACGAGCAGCTACAGGCTCACGAAAACCTCGGCCAGGTCAGCGCCTCGATGATGTTCGGCACCACGCGCTTCAATGCCTGGGCCAGCGCGCGCAACTTCAAGTCCGGCGCGGAAATGGCCGATGCGCGGGAGGCGATGTTGAAGTATTTCTGCGACCAGTACCGGATGATGCTTGAGGATAATCTGGACGATCACATCAATAATTTCAGCCGGTATATGTCGACCCGATAG
- a CDS encoding nuclear transport factor 2 family protein yields the protein MKRSIFQRVVLVILLGLGSWSCAARADTQVENHNKQRVTEAFERWRGGGSTFFSDMLTPDVIWTIKGSGPSAGVYRGVDAFVAGAVKPFVSRLSSPVRPVSQQVWADGDHVIIQWEGAGVARDGQAYRNSYAWIFHMRDGKAFEVTAFLDLVPYDDVLRRIPE from the coding sequence ATGAAGCGTTCAATCTTTCAACGCGTGGTCTTGGTCATCCTGCTCGGCTTGGGGTCATGGTCGTGCGCGGCGCGTGCAGATACGCAAGTCGAGAACCACAACAAACAGCGCGTGACCGAAGCCTTCGAGCGCTGGCGCGGCGGTGGCAGCACATTTTTCAGCGACATGCTGACGCCGGATGTCATCTGGACGATCAAGGGTTCAGGCCCGAGTGCGGGGGTTTATCGAGGTGTCGACGCGTTTGTGGCCGGCGCAGTAAAACCGTTCGTGTCGCGCCTATCCAGCCCGGTCAGGCCTGTGAGCCAGCAGGTCTGGGCTGACGGTGATCACGTGATTATTCAGTGGGAGGGAGCAGGTGTTGCGCGTGACGGCCAGGCCTACCGCAACAGTTACGCCTGGATCTTTCATATGCGTGATGGCAAAGCCTTCGAGGTGACCGCCTTTCTGGATTTGGTCCCTTATGACGATGTGTTGCGGCGTATCCCGGAGTGA
- a CDS encoding aldo/keto reductase, which yields MPTLNALDHYRLLGRSGMRVSPLALGTMTFGADWGWGADESEARQIFDVYVDQGGNLIDTAVNYTNGASERILGQFLKGKRDRLVVSTKYTMARDPGDPNSGGNHRMNLMRSVETSLRQLDTDRIELLYLHAWDFTTGVDEVMRGLDDLVRSGKVLYLGICNTPAWKVAQLQTLAKLRGWSPLVALQIEYSLVERSVEHELIPMAAEMGLGVLPWSPLGGGILTGKYSRDDLGGASEANVSATRKGVISSSGHMNARSLEIASVVTAIAAETGATPSQVALAWTLCNPAVVAPVMGARTLAQAQDNLEALSIELDAEHITRLDQVSVPEPIFPERFVSRPMVQQLIFGGARLQREKAYLK from the coding sequence ATGCCCACTCTCAACGCACTCGACCACTACCGCCTGCTCGGACGATCCGGTATGCGCGTTTCGCCGCTCGCCCTCGGCACCATGACGTTCGGCGCCGACTGGGGGTGGGGCGCGGATGAAAGCGAAGCACGCCAGATCTTCGATGTCTACGTCGACCAAGGCGGCAACCTGATCGACACCGCCGTCAACTACACCAACGGGGCTTCGGAGCGCATCCTTGGTCAATTCCTCAAGGGCAAGCGTGATCGCCTGGTCGTCTCGACCAAATACACCATGGCCCGGGATCCGGGCGACCCCAATTCTGGTGGTAACCACCGCATGAACCTGATGCGCTCGGTGGAGACCAGTTTGCGCCAGCTCGACACCGATCGCATTGAGTTGCTGTACCTGCATGCCTGGGATTTCACCACGGGCGTCGACGAGGTCATGCGCGGGCTGGATGACCTGGTGCGCAGCGGCAAAGTGCTGTACCTGGGCATCTGCAATACCCCGGCGTGGAAAGTCGCCCAGCTACAAACCCTGGCCAAGCTGCGCGGCTGGTCGCCGTTGGTGGCACTGCAAATCGAATACAGCCTGGTCGAACGCAGCGTCGAACATGAACTAATCCCGATGGCCGCCGAAATGGGCCTTGGCGTGTTGCCGTGGTCACCGCTCGGCGGCGGAATCCTGACCGGTAAATACAGCCGCGACGACCTCGGCGGGGCCAGTGAGGCGAACGTGTCGGCCACGCGCAAGGGCGTGATCAGTTCGTCGGGGCATATGAATGCCCGCTCACTGGAAATCGCCAGTGTAGTCACCGCCATTGCTGCCGAAACCGGCGCGACGCCGTCCCAGGTGGCTCTCGCCTGGACGCTGTGCAACCCGGCTGTCGTTGCACCTGTCATGGGGGCCAGAACCTTGGCCCAGGCCCAGGATAATCTGGAGGCGCTGAGCATTGAGCTGGACGCTGAACATATCACCCGGCTCGATCAGGTCAGCGTGCCCGAACCGATCTTTCCGGAGCGTTTTGTTTCCCGGCCGATGGTGCAGCAATTGATTTTCGGCGGTGCTCGGCTTCAGCGCGAGAAGGCGTACCTGAAATGA
- a CDS encoding AraC family transcriptional regulator, protein MDALPQLIELISRHAPSDGTHATPIDGVSLVRSGTPTLPMPVVYVPTLCLIVQGRKQVVAGATSYVYDAATYLVASVDIPVMGSVIEASQAAPYLCLVLDLDMAALTDLALRHPAPAHQPSLPTAGIELNATTPELLDAAVRLAKLLDTPGDIPGLAPLIIRELLYRLLTGSGQGAVRQMAKADSRLNQIAKAIAWLRQHYDEPCRIDAIADIAGMSRSTFHAHFKAVTSMSPLEFRSQLRLQEARRLMVAEAVDAAGAGFRVGYESPSQFSRDYVRMFGLPPAKDAGRLRRDAPTVEVQANN, encoded by the coding sequence ATGGATGCCTTGCCGCAGTTAATCGAGCTGATCAGCCGCCACGCACCCAGCGACGGCACTCACGCCACACCGATTGACGGCGTAAGCCTGGTGCGCTCGGGCACACCCACGCTGCCTATGCCGGTCGTCTATGTGCCGACGCTGTGCCTGATTGTTCAGGGGCGCAAACAGGTGGTCGCGGGCGCAACGTCCTACGTGTACGACGCGGCCACTTACCTGGTGGCCTCTGTGGATATTCCCGTGATGGGTTCGGTTATCGAGGCCAGCCAGGCCGCGCCTTACCTGTGCCTGGTACTCGATCTGGACATGGCGGCGTTGACGGATCTGGCGTTGCGGCACCCGGCGCCGGCACATCAACCTTCACTGCCCACCGCAGGCATCGAACTTAACGCCACCACGCCTGAACTGTTGGACGCAGCTGTCCGGCTGGCCAAACTGCTGGACACACCAGGCGACATTCCGGGCCTGGCGCCGCTGATCATTCGCGAGCTGCTTTACCGATTGCTCACCGGCAGCGGCCAGGGTGCGGTGCGGCAAATGGCCAAGGCCGACAGCCGCCTCAACCAGATCGCCAAAGCCATCGCGTGGTTACGCCAGCATTACGACGAACCCTGCCGGATCGATGCCATCGCAGATATCGCCGGCATGAGCCGTTCCACCTTCCACGCCCACTTCAAGGCGGTCACGTCCATGAGCCCGCTGGAATTTCGCAGCCAATTGCGCTTGCAGGAAGCCCGACGATTGATGGTCGCCGAGGCGGTGGACGCTGCCGGTGCGGGCTTTCGCGTAGGCTATGAAAGCCCCTCGCAGTTCAGCCGCGACTATGTGCGCATGTTTGGCTTGCCACCGGCCAAGGATGCCGGTCGATTGCGCCGTGACGCGCCTACGGTTGAGGTTCAAGCCAACAACTGA
- a CDS encoding tRNA (adenine(22)-N(1))-methyltransferase: MNEHTLSLRLERVAANVPAGARLADIGSDHGYLPVALMRRGLITAAVAGEVATTPFHAAQRTVRDNGLEQQITVRQADGLAAIEPHDGITAISVCGMGGETIRDILESGKRHLSGQERLVLQPNGGEQPLRQWLMDNGYSILHEELLRENRFYYEIIVAERIGPVAYTAEQLYFGPLQLQARSPVFIAKWQRLLLQKRKTLASLAHARQTVPEEKVEEIARQIGWMTQLLA, from the coding sequence TTGAACGAACACACCTTATCCCTGCGCCTGGAGCGCGTCGCCGCCAACGTACCGGCAGGCGCGCGCCTGGCCGATATCGGCTCTGATCACGGTTATTTGCCAGTGGCATTGATGCGCCGTGGCCTGATCACGGCGGCAGTGGCGGGGGAGGTCGCGACCACGCCCTTTCATGCGGCGCAACGTACCGTGCGCGACAACGGCCTGGAGCAACAGATCACCGTGCGCCAGGCCGATGGCTTGGCGGCCATCGAACCCCATGACGGCATCACCGCGATCAGTGTCTGCGGCATGGGCGGCGAGACGATTCGCGATATTCTCGAAAGCGGCAAGCGGCACCTGAGCGGCCAAGAACGCCTGGTCCTGCAACCCAACGGCGGTGAGCAACCGTTGCGCCAATGGCTGATGGATAACGGTTACTCGATCCTTCATGAAGAGTTGCTGCGCGAGAACCGCTTTTACTACGAGATCATCGTCGCCGAGCGCATCGGGCCAGTGGCTTATACCGCTGAGCAGCTGTACTTCGGGCCGCTGCAACTGCAGGCACGCAGCCCGGTGTTCATCGCCAAATGGCAACGCCTGCTGCTTCAAAAGCGAAAGACCCTGGCCAGCCTGGCGCATGCACGACAGACAGTGCCGGAGGAGAAGGTTGAGGAAATTGCTCGGCAGATCGGGTGGATGACTCAGTTGTTGGCTTGA
- a CDS encoding FadR/GntR family transcriptional regulator → MPIESGTPLRKRSTNLAQGVVDALTQRILLGQLKPGEKLPSESTIVLEHGVSRTVVREAISKLQASGLVETRHGIGTFVLAQQAQQGLRLHVDTVASVRNMLELRLGLEVQAVALAALRRTDEQLAHMRQALDDYQASLANNDSCVEEDKRFHQLIAEATGNTFFSEIMLHLGNAMIPRTQVKGDERGGADFAKLGQLANLEHEAIFNAIKRQDPDAARAAMVLHLTNSRDRFSGEQGR, encoded by the coding sequence ATGCCCATTGAAAGTGGAACTCCCCTACGCAAACGCTCCACCAACCTGGCCCAGGGCGTGGTCGATGCACTGACCCAGCGCATCCTGCTCGGCCAACTGAAACCTGGCGAAAAGCTGCCGTCAGAATCCACCATCGTGCTTGAGCATGGCGTGAGCCGCACCGTCGTGCGCGAAGCGATCTCCAAATTACAGGCCTCCGGGCTGGTCGAAACCCGCCACGGCATCGGCACCTTTGTGCTGGCGCAACAGGCGCAGCAGGGTTTGCGCCTGCATGTGGACACGGTGGCCAGTGTGCGCAACATGCTGGAGCTGCGCCTGGGCCTGGAGGTGCAAGCCGTCGCGCTGGCCGCCTTGCGCAGAACCGACGAACAACTGGCTCATATGCGCCAGGCGCTCGACGACTATCAGGCCTCCCTGGCCAACAACGACAGTTGCGTGGAGGAAGACAAACGCTTTCATCAACTGATCGCCGAGGCCACCGGCAATACCTTCTTCAGCGAAATCATGCTGCACCTGGGCAATGCGATGATCCCGCGCACCCAGGTAAAAGGCGATGAACGTGGCGGCGCCGACTTTGCCAAGCTGGGCCAGTTGGCCAACCTGGAACATGAGGCGATCTTCAACGCGATCAAACGCCAGGACCCGGACGCCGCTCGCGCGGCCATGGTGCTGCACCTGACCAACAGCCGCGATCGTTTTTCGGGGGAGCAGGGCCGTTGA
- a CDS encoding MFS transporter, which yields MTHSIHVSAVPESDPVLARAVSKVKRHVLPLFVIMFILNYIDRVNIGFVRTHMEHDLGIGAAAYGFGAGLFFIGYALFEVPSNMLLQKVGARIWLTRIMFTWGIVATLMAFIQNETHFYILRFLLGVAEAGFFPGVIYYFTRWLPGVERGKAIAIFLSGSAVASLISGPLSGALLQIEGFGFHGWQWMFAIEGLASVVIGFFVWFWLDSKPHDAKWMSREEQDALVNAIDQEQRDREALTSVKPTIGKLLKDRQILLFCALYFCIQLTIYAATFWLPSIIKKMGDLSDVQVGFFNSIPWLISIIAMYAFASLSGKFKFQQAWVAAALLIAAAGMFMSTTGGPVFAFVAICFAAIGFKSASSLFWPIPQGYLDVRIAAAVIALINSIGNLGGFVAPTTFGFLEQTTGSIQGGLYGLAGTSVLAAILVFFANTAPSAVLTAPSVAPTGAALSKPL from the coding sequence GTGACCCATTCAATCCATGTATCTGCCGTACCCGAAAGTGATCCCGTCCTCGCGCGCGCCGTGAGCAAAGTAAAGCGCCATGTGCTGCCACTGTTCGTGATCATGTTCATCCTCAACTACATCGACCGGGTCAACATCGGCTTTGTGCGCACGCACATGGAACACGACCTGGGCATCGGCGCAGCCGCCTATGGCTTCGGCGCCGGTCTGTTCTTCATCGGCTATGCCCTGTTCGAAGTGCCTTCCAATATGTTGCTGCAAAAGGTCGGCGCACGTATCTGGCTGACCCGCATCATGTTCACCTGGGGCATCGTCGCCACGCTGATGGCGTTCATCCAGAACGAAACCCACTTCTACATCCTGCGTTTCCTGCTGGGCGTGGCCGAGGCCGGCTTTTTTCCTGGGGTGATCTACTACTTCACGCGCTGGCTGCCCGGCGTGGAACGCGGTAAAGCCATCGCCATCTTTTTGAGTGGCTCGGCGGTTGCGTCGCTGATTTCCGGCCCGCTTTCAGGCGCGCTGTTGCAGATCGAGGGCTTTGGCTTCCACGGTTGGCAATGGATGTTCGCCATTGAAGGCTTGGCTTCGGTGGTGATTGGGTTCTTTGTGTGGTTCTGGCTGGACTCCAAACCCCACGACGCAAAGTGGATGAGCCGCGAAGAACAGGACGCGCTGGTCAATGCCATCGATCAGGAACAGCGCGACCGTGAGGCCCTCACCAGCGTCAAACCGACCATTGGCAAGCTGCTCAAGGACCGCCAGATCCTGCTGTTCTGCGCGCTGTATTTCTGCATCCAACTGACGATCTACGCCGCCACCTTCTGGCTGCCGAGCATCATCAAGAAGATGGGTGACCTCAGTGATGTGCAGGTCGGTTTCTTCAACTCGATCCCGTGGCTGATCTCGATCATCGCCATGTACGCCTTCGCCTCCCTGTCGGGCAAGTTCAAGTTCCAGCAGGCCTGGGTTGCGGCGGCGCTGTTGATTGCGGCAGCGGGCATGTTCATGTCCACCACCGGCGGGCCGGTCTTTGCCTTCGTGGCGATCTGCTTCGCAGCTATCGGTTTCAAGTCGGCGTCGTCGCTGTTCTGGCCGATTCCCCAGGGTTACCTGGATGTGCGCATCGCCGCCGCGGTGATCGCGCTGATCAACTCCATCGGCAATCTGGGCGGCTTCGTAGCGCCCACCACCTTCGGTTTCCTGGAACAGACCACCGGTTCGATCCAGGGCGGCCTCTATGGCCTGGCCGGTACCTCGGTGCTGGCCGCGATCCTGGTGTTCTTCGCCAATACCGCACCCTCTGCCGTGTTGACTGCACCGAGCGTCGCGCCAACGGGCGCTGCCCTCAGCAAACCTCTTTGA
- the gudD gene encoding glucarate dehydratase: protein MTTPVVTHFQVIPVAGHDSMLLNLSGAHGPYFTRNIVILKDSSGNTGVGEVPGGERIRETLEDARSLVIGQPIGQYQRVLNQMRSTFASRDAAGRGLQTFDLRITIHAVTAMEAALLDLLGQFLEVPVAALLGEGQQRDAVKMLGYLFYVGDRSATDLAYRNEADSDDEWFRLRHETALTADAVVRLAEAAKAKYGFNDFKLKGGVLSGDEEIEAVTALAERFPDARITLDPNGAWSLKEAIRLCRDQHHVLAYAEDPCGAENGYSGREVMAEFRRATGLKTATNMIATDWREMGHAIQLQSVDIPLADPHFWTMQGSVRVAQMCHEWGLTWGSHSNNHFDISLAMFTQVAAAAPGDITAIDTHWIWQDGQRLTKTPLKIEGGYVKVPSKPGLGVEIDMDAVAKAHDVYKGMGLGARDDSVAMQFLIPGWRFNNKQPCLVR, encoded by the coding sequence ATGACTACGCCCGTTGTTACTCACTTCCAGGTCATCCCCGTCGCCGGCCACGACAGCATGCTGCTCAATCTCAGCGGCGCCCACGGCCCGTACTTCACACGCAATATTGTCATTCTCAAGGACAGCTCCGGTAATACCGGCGTCGGCGAAGTGCCCGGTGGCGAACGCATCCGCGAAACCCTGGAAGACGCCCGCAGCCTGGTGATCGGCCAGCCCATCGGCCAGTACCAACGCGTCCTCAACCAGATGCGCAGCACCTTTGCTTCCCGCGACGCTGCCGGGCGTGGCCTGCAGACCTTTGACCTGCGCATCACCATCCATGCCGTCACCGCCATGGAAGCCGCACTGCTCGACCTGCTGGGTCAATTCCTCGAAGTCCCGGTGGCTGCCTTGCTCGGCGAAGGGCAGCAACGCGACGCGGTAAAAATGCTCGGTTATCTGTTTTATGTCGGTGACCGCAGCGCCACCGATCTGGCCTACCGAAACGAAGCCGACAGCGATGATGAATGGTTCCGTCTGCGTCACGAAACAGCCCTGACGGCCGACGCCGTGGTGCGCCTGGCCGAAGCCGCCAAAGCCAAATACGGCTTCAATGACTTCAAGCTCAAAGGTGGCGTGCTGAGCGGCGACGAAGAAATCGAAGCTGTCACCGCCCTGGCCGAACGCTTCCCGGATGCGCGCATCACCCTCGACCCGAACGGCGCCTGGTCATTGAAAGAGGCCATCCGCCTGTGCCGCGACCAGCATCACGTACTGGCCTACGCCGAAGACCCCTGCGGCGCCGAAAACGGTTATTCAGGCCGCGAAGTCATGGCCGAATTCCGCCGCGCCACCGGCCTGAAAACCGCCACCAACATGATCGCCACCGACTGGCGTGAAATGGGCCACGCGATCCAGCTGCAGTCTGTGGACATCCCCCTGGCCGACCCACACTTCTGGACGATGCAGGGCTCGGTGCGCGTGGCGCAGATGTGCCACGAATGGGGCCTGACCTGGGGCTCGCACTCCAACAACCACTTTGACATTTCCCTGGCGATGTTCACCCAGGTGGCGGCCGCTGCCCCTGGCGACATCACCGCCATCGACACCCACTGGATCTGGCAGGACGGCCAGCGCCTGACCAAGACGCCGCTGAAAATCGAAGGGGGTTATGTGAAAGTGCCAAGCAAGCCGGGCCTGGGTGTAGAGATCGACATGGACGCGGTCGCCAAGGCCCATGACGTGTACAAAGGCATGGGCCTCGGCGCGCGGGATGACAGCGTGGCGATGCAGTTTCTGATTCCGGGGTGGCGCTTCAACAACAAACAGCCGTGCCTGGTGCGCTGA